The sequence GTATATGGCCTGCACATAAAGCAGTTCATACAGACCAAGAGAAAACTGGGGTTCAAGTATGTGACAGAGACTTTTGCGCTATCCAAAATCGATGATCTTGCAACACAAACGAGGCAGACATCACAAGGCATCACAAAGGCATTCGCCGACATGTGGGCTGAAAAGCGACCCAACGAATCCAGAGGATATCATTATCATAGAATGCTGATGTTGGTACAACTATCCTCCTATATAAATGATATAGGGATTGAATCATATATTCCAAAACTTCCCCGCTTTCCCGAGAATACGTTTATACCATATGTATATTCACGGGACGAGATTGCCATGCTATTTAAGGCATGTGATGAATTAAGGATGCAAATTGCCCACAGGGAATCCTGCTTGTTTTGCATGCCCGTCCTATTGAGACTACTTTATGCAACAGGAATACGCATAGGTGAAGCGCTTGATTTAAAAGATGAGGATGTCAATCTGGAAGACGGGTATATCCGTATTCAGGATTCTAAGAATAAAAAGCAGAGAGCCATTCCTATATCAGCTTCTTTGAACTTGGTATGTAAAGAATATCTTTCTTACAGGGCATGGCTTCCTTATAAGAACTCAACAACCGGATTTTTCTTCGTAAATGTCAGTGGTAATAAGTGTGGCCAGGGTTTTCGGAAATGGTTCAGAAAATGTTTAGAACATGCCAATATCCCATATTTGGGAGAAAAACATGGGCCGCGTATACATGATCTACGGCATACTTTTGCTGTCAACTCTCTTGCCGGTATGGCAGAAGCAGGAATCGATCTGTATGCCTCGCTACCGATATTGTCCAACTATCTTGGGCACCAGTCAATAGGAGCAACTGACCATTATGTGCGGTTGACAGCTTCAATGTTCCCGGACCTGATCAGGGATATGGATAAAACGTGTATTGATGTCTTTCCAAAATTCAGAAACTATGGGGCCGACTGACTTTGCAAAGCATATCTCAGACTTTATCTCAAAATACCTTCCCAATGAAAATGGGGCTAGTCTCAATACCATAACTGCCTATAGAGATACATTCGTATTACTGCTGTCCTTCATTGAAAAGCATAGGAAGGTGAAACTGGAAAAGCTGACATTGGATTACATCACAAAAGAAACAATCGTCGCATTTTTGGATTGGATACAGAGCGAAAGGAAGTGCAGTAACTCAACCCGCAATTTACGGTTGGCTGCTATTCATTCCTTTTACAGGTACTTGCAATATCAACACTTGGACAACCTTTACGAATGTCAACGTATCTTATCCATTAGATCCAAGAAAACAGCCAAAGACAGCATCAAATACCTAAGCGTTGAGGGTATCAGGCTTCTGTTACAGCA comes from Echinicola vietnamensis DSM 17526 and encodes:
- a CDS encoding tyrosine-type recombinase/integrase, coding for MDKCYHSVYGLHIKQFIQTKRKLGFKYVTETFALSKIDDLATQTRQTSQGITKAFADMWAEKRPNESRGYHYHRMLMLVQLSSYINDIGIESYIPKLPRFPENTFIPYVYSRDEIAMLFKACDELRMQIAHRESCLFCMPVLLRLLYATGIRIGEALDLKDEDVNLEDGYIRIQDSKNKKQRAIPISASLNLVCKEYLSYRAWLPYKNSTTGFFFVNVSGNKCGQGFRKWFRKCLEHANIPYLGEKHGPRIHDLRHTFAVNSLAGMAEAGIDLYASLPILSNYLGHQSIGATDHYVRLTASMFPDLIRDMDKTCIDVFPKFRNYGAD